From the Mycobacteriales bacterium genome, one window contains:
- a CDS encoding DNA-formamidopyrimidine glycosylase family protein, protein MPEMPEVQALVDFLAERVVGHVVARIDVASIAVVKTFDPPITALAGLTVTGAARHGKFLDLDVDGLHLVAHLSRAGWLHWRESLPPALLKPGKGPIALRVHLDDGSGFDLTEAGTKKRLAVYVVRDPNDVPGVARLGPDPLGEDFTLERFAALLDGNRAQIKGVLRDQSVIAGIGNAYSDEILHVAKMSPFRLAATLDAGDVKGLYDAMRETMTSALERARGLRAADLKAEKKLAMRVHGRAGQPCPVCGDTVREVSFATSALDYCPTCQTGGKPLADRRLSRLLK, encoded by the coding sequence GTGCCGGAAATGCCCGAGGTCCAGGCGCTGGTCGACTTCCTCGCCGAGCGGGTGGTCGGCCACGTCGTCGCGCGAATCGACGTGGCGTCGATCGCGGTGGTCAAGACCTTCGACCCGCCGATTACGGCGCTCGCCGGGCTCACCGTGACCGGCGCGGCGCGGCACGGGAAGTTCCTCGACCTCGACGTCGACGGGCTGCACCTGGTGGCCCACCTTTCGCGGGCCGGCTGGCTGCACTGGCGCGAGTCGCTCCCGCCCGCGCTGCTCAAGCCGGGCAAGGGACCGATCGCCCTGCGCGTGCACCTCGACGACGGGTCGGGTTTCGACCTGACCGAGGCAGGCACCAAGAAGCGGCTTGCCGTGTATGTCGTCCGCGACCCGAACGACGTCCCGGGCGTCGCCCGGCTCGGGCCGGATCCGCTGGGTGAGGACTTCACGCTGGAGCGTTTCGCTGCGCTGCTCGACGGCAACCGCGCCCAGATAAAAGGAGTGCTGCGGGACCAGTCGGTCATAGCCGGGATCGGCAACGCCTACTCGGACGAGATCCTGCACGTTGCGAAGATGTCGCCGTTCCGGCTCGCGGCCACGCTCGACGCCGGCGACGTCAAGGGCCTCTACGACGCGATGCGCGAAACGATGACCTCTGCCTTGGAGCGAGCTCGCGGGCTGCGAGCGGCCGATCTCAAGGCCGAGAAGAAGTTGGCGATGCGGGTGCACGGCCGGGCCGGGCAACCGTGCCCGGTCTGCGGCGACACGGTTCGCGAGGTGTCGTTCGCCACGTCCGCGCTGGACTACTGCCCCACCTGCCAGACCGGCGGCAAGCCGTTGGCCGACCGACGGTTGTCCCGCCTGCTGAAGTGA
- a CDS encoding cytosine permease: protein MAITVDSPAVQNEVPLTLDQPAPKVLGWLDQIGLWGNLGVTILAPVGAVSVLAPAGSPRLSFLAAGLAVIVGTGFGALLIAAAAVPGAQTGAPSMVLMRGLFGRRLSYLPTAVNVLQLLGWTVFEIVVIASAAQQLFPWHAHRWPYVVIAGGLTVAMTIRPLGVVRILRRYAIVAVTVVTTYLFVQLLRHPLPSLTHGSWHGFWAGADVAIAVAVSWAPLASDYTRHSRSAKSAFGGAIVGYTITQVAGYLLGLVALATVVTASDANLQHDMFGAFIAVPAGWLAFGVLVLRELDESFADGYSAVVSMQNVWPRFDRRWFAVAVGAIATVGALALNINNYINFLLLLASVLVPLTAVFLVDYYATHRLRAWDVSAVAPARPAMVVPWLLGFVVYQLIEPSAGGWWARLWVHADHGLHLSVRSWMSASILSFAVAALATAPGVLARRRRLRAAMMEP from the coding sequence ATGGCCATCACAGTCGACAGTCCAGCCGTGCAGAACGAGGTGCCCCTCACCCTCGACCAACCCGCGCCGAAGGTGCTCGGGTGGCTGGACCAGATCGGGCTGTGGGGAAACCTCGGCGTGACGATCCTCGCTCCGGTAGGTGCGGTCAGCGTGCTCGCGCCGGCCGGCAGCCCGAGGCTCTCGTTCCTTGCCGCCGGCCTTGCCGTGATCGTCGGCACCGGCTTCGGCGCGCTGCTCATCGCGGCTGCCGCCGTACCGGGTGCGCAGACCGGAGCACCGTCGATGGTGCTGATGCGAGGGTTGTTCGGCCGGCGGTTGTCCTACTTGCCGACCGCGGTGAACGTCTTGCAGCTGCTCGGCTGGACGGTCTTCGAAATCGTCGTGATCGCGTCCGCCGCGCAGCAGCTGTTCCCCTGGCATGCGCATCGCTGGCCGTACGTCGTCATCGCCGGTGGGCTCACCGTCGCGATGACGATCCGGCCGCTCGGGGTGGTGCGGATTCTCCGGCGCTACGCGATCGTGGCGGTGACGGTGGTCACTACCTACCTGTTCGTGCAGCTGCTGCGGCATCCGCTGCCGTCGTTGACCCATGGTTCGTGGCACGGGTTCTGGGCCGGCGCCGACGTGGCGATCGCGGTCGCGGTGTCGTGGGCCCCGCTCGCGAGCGACTACACCCGGCACTCGCGGTCGGCGAAGAGCGCGTTCGGCGGCGCGATCGTGGGATACACCATCACGCAGGTCGCGGGCTACCTGCTCGGCCTGGTCGCCCTCGCCACCGTCGTGACCGCCAGCGACGCCAACCTGCAACACGACATGTTCGGCGCCTTCATCGCCGTACCGGCCGGCTGGCTGGCGTTCGGCGTCCTGGTGCTGCGCGAGCTCGACGAGTCCTTCGCGGACGGCTACTCCGCGGTCGTCTCGATGCAGAACGTGTGGCCGCGGTTCGACCGGCGATGGTTCGCCGTGGCAGTCGGTGCGATCGCGACCGTTGGCGCGCTCGCGCTGAACATCAACAACTACATCAACTTTCTGTTGCTCCTCGCCTCGGTGCTCGTGCCGCTCACCGCCGTCTTCCTGGTCGACTACTACGCCACGCACCGCCTGCGGGCGTGGGACGTGAGCGCGGTTGCGCCGGCGCGGCCGGCCATGGTGGTTCCGTGGCTGCTCGGCTTCGTCGTCTACCAGCTGATCGAGCCGAGCGCGGGCGGGTGGTGGGCGCGGCTGTGGGTGCACGCTGACCACGGCCTGCATCTGAGCGTCCGGTCGTGGATGAGCGCGTCGATCCTGTCCTTCGCGGTTGCCGCGCTGGCCACGGCACCGGGTGTCCTGGCGCGGCGGCGCCGCCTGCGGGCCGCAATGATGGAGCCATGA